In Vigna unguiculata cultivar IT97K-499-35 chromosome 3, ASM411807v1, whole genome shotgun sequence, a single genomic region encodes these proteins:
- the LOC114179741 gene encoding hevamine-A-like, whose translation MSASLLCLVLLAVAKGCYGGEIAIYWGQNGNEGTLGEACATGNYDYLILAFLPTFGNGQTPMINLAGHCDPYSDGCTGLSSDIKSCQAKGIKVLLSLGGGAGSYSIASTEDASVVATYLWNNFLGGQSPSRPLGPAVLDGIDFDIEGGSNQHWGDLARFLKGYAMAKQGKQVYITAAPQCPFPDAWIGNALTTGLFDYVWVQFYNNAPCQYTSGAITNLEDAWKQWISAIPANKIFLGLPASPQAAGSGFIPSADLLSNVLPAIKGSAKYGGVMLWSRYYDAQSGYSSSIRSHV comes from the coding sequence ATGTCAGCGTCATTGTTGTGCTTGGTGTTGTTAGCAGTAGCAAAGGGTTGTTATGGTGGAGAAATAGCAATCTACTGGGGCCAGAATGGCAACGAGGGGACGCTGGGCGAGGCTTGTGCGACAGGGAACTATGATTATTTGATCCTAGCCTTTTTGCCAACCTTTGGCAATGGACAAACTCCTATGATTAATCTTGCAGGTCATTGTGACCCATATAGTGATGGGTGCACTGGGTTAAGTTCAGACATCAAATCTTGTCAAGCCAAAGGCATCAAGGTGTTGCTCTCTTTAGGAGGAGGTGCTGGAAGCTATTCAATTGCATCCACTGAAGATGCAAGTGTAGTAGCCACATACCTTTGGAACAACTTCTTGGGGGGACAATCACCCTCTCGGCCTCTTGGCCCTGCTGTTCTTGATGGTATAGACTTTGACATTGAAGGTGGATCAAACCAACACTGGGGTGATCTTGCAAGGTTCCTCAAAGGCTACGCCATGGCCAAGCAAGGGAAGCAAGTCTACATCACTGCAGCTCCTCAGTGCCCTTTTCCTGATGCTTGGATTGGAAATGCTCTCACTACAGGCCTTTTTGACTATGTGTGGGTTCAATTCTACAACAACGCTCCTTGCCAATACACTTCTGGGGCAATCACTAACCTTGAAGATGCATGGAAGCAGTGGATTTCAGCTATCCCTGCCAACAAGATATTCTTGGGGTTGCCAGCTTCCCCACAGGCTGCAGGGAGCGGCTTCATTCCTTCTGCTGATCTTCTTTCTAATGTGCTTCCAGCCATTAAGGGCTCTGCTAAATATGGAGGTGTTATGCTGTGGTCTAGGTATTATGATGCTCAGAGTGGATATAGCTCATCCATCAGGAGCCATGTGTGA
- the LOC114177016 gene encoding cullin-3A-like isoform X2 encodes MRFTRFTTTTLVVSVLKSFTGADDETGKQVYEVCTIGGRNAYNMVLHKFGEKLYSGLVATMTGHLKDIAQSVEAAQGGSFLEELNRKWNDHNKALQMIRDILMYMDRTYIPSTQKTPVHELGLNLWKENVIYSSQIRTRLLNTLLELVHSERTAEVIDRGIMRNITKMLMDLGPSVYGQEFETHFLQVSAEFYRVESQKFIECCDCGDYLKKAERRLNEEMERVSHYLDSRTEKKITNVVEKEMIENHMLRLIHMENSGLVHMLCDDKYEDLSRMYNLFRRVTDGLSKIREVMTSHMRESGKQLVTDPERLKDPVEYVQRLLDEKDKYDKIINLAFNNDKSFQNALNSSFEYFINLNPRSPEFISLFVDDKLRKGLKGVSEDDVEVTLDKVMMLFRYLQEKDVFEKYYKQHLAKRLLSGKTVSDDAERSLIVKLKTECGYQFTSKLEGMFTDMKTSQDTMQGFYGCHPELSDGPTLTVQVLTTGSWPTQSSVTCNLPAEMSTLCEKFRSYYLGTHTGRRLSWQTNMGTADLKATFGKGQKHELNVSTYQMCVLMLFNNADRLSYKEIEQATEIPASDLKRCLQSLALVKGRNVLRKEPMGKEIVEDDAFFVNDKFSSKLYKVKIGTVVAQKESEPEKQETRQRVEEDRKPQIEAAIVRIMKSRKQLDHNNLIAEVTKQLQSRFLANPTEVKKRIESLIERDFLERDDSDRRLYRYLA; translated from the exons GAGCAGATGACGAAACAGGTAAACAAGTGTACGAGGTTTGTACAATTGGAGGAAG AAATGCGTACAACATGGTGCTTCACAAATTTGGTGAAAAACTCTATTCAGGGCTGGTTGCAACAATGACTGGACATCTCAAAGATATAGCTCAATCTGTTGAAGCTGCTCAAGGAGGTTCTTTTCTGGAAGAGCTGAACAGGAAATGGAATGATCATAATAAAGCATTACAAATGATTAGAGACATACTGATGTACATGGATAGGACTTACATTCCAAGCACCCAGAAGACTCCCGTTCACGAACTTGGGCTGAACCTGTGGAAAGAAAATGTCATTTATTCCAGCCAGATCAGGACTCGATTACTGAATACACTTCTGGAATTAGTACATAGTGAACGCACTGCTGAAGTTATTGATAGAGGAATTATGcgaaatataacaaaaatgttAATGGATTTAGGCCCTTCTGTTTATGGGCAAGAATTTGAGACTCATTTTCTTCAAGTTTCAGCTGAGTTTTACCGGGTGGAATCCCAAAAATTCATTGAGTGTTGTGATTGTGGTGATTATCTGAAAAAAGCTGAGAGGCGTCTGAATGAGGAAATGGAAAGAGTGAGCCACTACTTGGATTCCAGAACAGAAAAGAAGATTACTAATGTGGTGGAGAAGGAGATGATTGAAAATCACATGCTAAGATTAATCCATATGGAGAATTCTGGCTTAGTGCACATGCTTTGTGATGATAAATACGAAGACTTAAGTAGAATGTATAACTTGTTCCGTCGTGTTACTGATGGCCTTTCAAAAATACGAGAAGTGATGACTTCACATATGCGAGAGTCTGGTAAACAGCTTGTTACTGATCCTGAAAGATTGAAGGATCCAGTTGAATATGTGCAAAGGCTCTTAGATGAGAAAgataaatatgacaagatcatAAACTTGGCATTTAACAATGACAAGTCTTTCCAGAATGCTTTGAATTCCTCTTTTGAATATTTCATCAACTTGAATCCTCGCTCTCCAGAGTTTATTTCACTATTTGTAGATGATAAGCTCCGGAAAGGTCTAAAAGGGGTTAGTGAGGATGATGTAGAAGTTACTCTTGACAAGGTGATGATGCTATTCCGATACCTCCAAGAAAAAGATGTATTTGAGAAGTATTACAAACAGCATTTGGCTAAAAGGCTTTTGTCTGGAAAAACAGTCTCTGATGACGCAGAGAGAAGTCTCATAGTTAAGCTCAAGACAGAGTGTGGTTACCAATTTACATCTAAATTAGAGGGAATGTTTACAGACATGAAAACCTCCCAGGACACGATGCAGGGCTTTTATGGCTGCCACCCTGAGCTGAGTGATGGCCCTACGCTCACTGTTCAGGTTCTTACAACAGGGTCTTGGCCAACTCAATCTAGTGTCACGTGCAACCTGCCAGCAGAAATGTCGACACTGTGTGAGAAGTTTCGGTCATATTACCTTGGTACGCATACTGGGAGGAGATTGTCTTGGCAAACTAATATGGGCACAGCAGACTTAAAAGCAACATTTGGGAAGGGCCAGAAACATGAGTTAAATGTTTCTACATATCAAATGTGTGTTCTCATGCTGTTCAATAATGCTGATAGACTTAGCTACAAGGAGATTGAGCAAGCAACTGAGATTCCTGCTTCAGATCTTAAGAGATGCCTGCAATCATTGGCTTTGGTTAAGGGAAGAAATGTTCTTAGAAAGGAACCAATGGGTAAAGAAATTGTTGAGGATGATGCTTTCTTTGTTAATGATAAGTTCAGCAGCAAACTGTACAAGGTAAAAATAGGAACTGTAGTTGCACAAAAGGAATCCGAACCGGAGAAACAGGAAACCCGACAGAGAGTGGAGGAAGACCGGAAGCCCCAGATTGAAGCAGCAATAGTGAGGATCATGAAATCCAGGAAGCAACTGGATCATAACAATCTTATAGCTGAGGTCACGAAGCAGTTGCAATCACGTTTCCTGGCAAATCCAACAGAAGTGAAGAAACGGATTGAGTCTCTCATTGAGAGGGACTTTTTGGAGAGGGATGATAGTGACAGAAGATTGTACCGATATCTTGCCTAG
- the LOC114177016 gene encoding cullin-3A-like isoform X1 produces MSNQKKRNFQIEAFKHRVVMDPKYADKTWKILEHAIHEIYNHNASGLSFEELYRNAYNMVLHKFGEKLYSGLVATMTGHLKDIAQSVEAAQGGSFLEELNRKWNDHNKALQMIRDILMYMDRTYIPSTQKTPVHELGLNLWKENVIYSSQIRTRLLNTLLELVHSERTAEVIDRGIMRNITKMLMDLGPSVYGQEFETHFLQVSAEFYRVESQKFIECCDCGDYLKKAERRLNEEMERVSHYLDSRTEKKITNVVEKEMIENHMLRLIHMENSGLVHMLCDDKYEDLSRMYNLFRRVTDGLSKIREVMTSHMRESGKQLVTDPERLKDPVEYVQRLLDEKDKYDKIINLAFNNDKSFQNALNSSFEYFINLNPRSPEFISLFVDDKLRKGLKGVSEDDVEVTLDKVMMLFRYLQEKDVFEKYYKQHLAKRLLSGKTVSDDAERSLIVKLKTECGYQFTSKLEGMFTDMKTSQDTMQGFYGCHPELSDGPTLTVQVLTTGSWPTQSSVTCNLPAEMSTLCEKFRSYYLGTHTGRRLSWQTNMGTADLKATFGKGQKHELNVSTYQMCVLMLFNNADRLSYKEIEQATEIPASDLKRCLQSLALVKGRNVLRKEPMGKEIVEDDAFFVNDKFSSKLYKVKIGTVVAQKESEPEKQETRQRVEEDRKPQIEAAIVRIMKSRKQLDHNNLIAEVTKQLQSRFLANPTEVKKRIESLIERDFLERDDSDRRLYRYLA; encoded by the coding sequence AAATGCGTACAACATGGTGCTTCACAAATTTGGTGAAAAACTCTATTCAGGGCTGGTTGCAACAATGACTGGACATCTCAAAGATATAGCTCAATCTGTTGAAGCTGCTCAAGGAGGTTCTTTTCTGGAAGAGCTGAACAGGAAATGGAATGATCATAATAAAGCATTACAAATGATTAGAGACATACTGATGTACATGGATAGGACTTACATTCCAAGCACCCAGAAGACTCCCGTTCACGAACTTGGGCTGAACCTGTGGAAAGAAAATGTCATTTATTCCAGCCAGATCAGGACTCGATTACTGAATACACTTCTGGAATTAGTACATAGTGAACGCACTGCTGAAGTTATTGATAGAGGAATTATGcgaaatataacaaaaatgttAATGGATTTAGGCCCTTCTGTTTATGGGCAAGAATTTGAGACTCATTTTCTTCAAGTTTCAGCTGAGTTTTACCGGGTGGAATCCCAAAAATTCATTGAGTGTTGTGATTGTGGTGATTATCTGAAAAAAGCTGAGAGGCGTCTGAATGAGGAAATGGAAAGAGTGAGCCACTACTTGGATTCCAGAACAGAAAAGAAGATTACTAATGTGGTGGAGAAGGAGATGATTGAAAATCACATGCTAAGATTAATCCATATGGAGAATTCTGGCTTAGTGCACATGCTTTGTGATGATAAATACGAAGACTTAAGTAGAATGTATAACTTGTTCCGTCGTGTTACTGATGGCCTTTCAAAAATACGAGAAGTGATGACTTCACATATGCGAGAGTCTGGTAAACAGCTTGTTACTGATCCTGAAAGATTGAAGGATCCAGTTGAATATGTGCAAAGGCTCTTAGATGAGAAAgataaatatgacaagatcatAAACTTGGCATTTAACAATGACAAGTCTTTCCAGAATGCTTTGAATTCCTCTTTTGAATATTTCATCAACTTGAATCCTCGCTCTCCAGAGTTTATTTCACTATTTGTAGATGATAAGCTCCGGAAAGGTCTAAAAGGGGTTAGTGAGGATGATGTAGAAGTTACTCTTGACAAGGTGATGATGCTATTCCGATACCTCCAAGAAAAAGATGTATTTGAGAAGTATTACAAACAGCATTTGGCTAAAAGGCTTTTGTCTGGAAAAACAGTCTCTGATGACGCAGAGAGAAGTCTCATAGTTAAGCTCAAGACAGAGTGTGGTTACCAATTTACATCTAAATTAGAGGGAATGTTTACAGACATGAAAACCTCCCAGGACACGATGCAGGGCTTTTATGGCTGCCACCCTGAGCTGAGTGATGGCCCTACGCTCACTGTTCAGGTTCTTACAACAGGGTCTTGGCCAACTCAATCTAGTGTCACGTGCAACCTGCCAGCAGAAATGTCGACACTGTGTGAGAAGTTTCGGTCATATTACCTTGGTACGCATACTGGGAGGAGATTGTCTTGGCAAACTAATATGGGCACAGCAGACTTAAAAGCAACATTTGGGAAGGGCCAGAAACATGAGTTAAATGTTTCTACATATCAAATGTGTGTTCTCATGCTGTTCAATAATGCTGATAGACTTAGCTACAAGGAGATTGAGCAAGCAACTGAGATTCCTGCTTCAGATCTTAAGAGATGCCTGCAATCATTGGCTTTGGTTAAGGGAAGAAATGTTCTTAGAAAGGAACCAATGGGTAAAGAAATTGTTGAGGATGATGCTTTCTTTGTTAATGATAAGTTCAGCAGCAAACTGTACAAGGTAAAAATAGGAACTGTAGTTGCACAAAAGGAATCCGAACCGGAGAAACAGGAAACCCGACAGAGAGTGGAGGAAGACCGGAAGCCCCAGATTGAAGCAGCAATAGTGAGGATCATGAAATCCAGGAAGCAACTGGATCATAACAATCTTATAGCTGAGGTCACGAAGCAGTTGCAATCACGTTTCCTGGCAAATCCAACAGAAGTGAAGAAACGGATTGAGTCTCTCATTGAGAGGGACTTTTTGGAGAGGGATGATAGTGACAGAAGATTGTACCGATATCTTGCCTAG